CAAACGCTGCCGGTCCAGGCCACCGCCGGGAATCCACGATGTGCGTTCATTGGTTCGCCTTTCCGTTCACGAGATGTCTCTGCCACAAGAGGAAGATGGCCGGATACACCAGAAGCTCCATGGCCACCGAAGTGATCACGCCGCCCACCATCGGGGCCGCGATGCGTTTCATGACGTCCGATCCGGCGCCGTCGCTCCACAGGATCGGGAACAATCCGGCCAGGATGACAGATGCTGTCATGATCTTCGGCCTCACCCTGCGCACGGCCCCTTCATCGATGGCGTGGACAAGATCCGACAAAGTGGGATGGGCGACCTTCTCGCGCACCTTCTTCCATGCCTGGTCCAGATAGAGCAGCATCACCACGCCGGTTTCCGCATCCAGGCCCGCAAGCGCGATGAGACCCACCCACACGGCCACCGACATCTGGAATCCCGCCAGGTGCAGAAACCAGAACGCCCCCACCAGGGAGAACGGTACCGCCAGCATCACGATGGCCGTGCGCATGAACGATTTGGTGTTCAGGTACAGGATCAGCACGATCAACAGCAGGGTGAAAGGGACCACCACCATCATGCGGTTTTTCACCCGCTCCATGCCTTCCCACTGGCCGCTCCAGGCTAATCCGTATCCGGTGGGAATGGGAACCGAGGCGGCCAGCCGCGGAGACAATTTCCGTACGAACCCGCCCAGATCGGTTTCGCGGGTGTCCAGGAATACGAACACGTTGGGGCTTCCGGATTCGCTGCGCACCATCATGGGGCCCAAGGTCCAGCGGGTGGCGGCCACATCGGCCAGCCGCACCGGACCCCAGGCGCCGTCCACCGGAAGGTCCTCGATGGCCTCGCGGTTGTCGCGGGTCTCGCGGGAGTACCGCAAGGTGATGGGGATCCGTTCCAGACCATCGTAGGCGGTGGCCACCGGCATGCCAGCCAGGCCAGTGCGCACCACATCGTTGATGCGAGCCACCGACACTCCCCGCGAGGCGGCCTTGGCGCGATCGATCTCGATGTCCAGATAATACCCGCCCACCGCCCGTTCCGCGAAGGCCGACGACACCCCGTGCTGCTGGGCCAGGAAAGCCTCCACCCGGGTGGCGATGGCCTGGAGGGAGTCGGGATCGCTTCCGCTGATCTTGATCCCGATGGGTGTGCGAATGCCGGTGGAGAGCATGTCGATGCGCGACTTGATGGGCAAGGTCCAGGCGTTGGTGAGGCCCGGCACCTTCACGGCTGCGTCCAGTTCGCGGACGATGTCCTCCACCTGGACCCCGGGACGCCACTGCGACTTGTCCTTCAGACGGATGACGGTCTCGAACATGTCGAATCCAGCCGGATCGGTGGCGGTTTCGGCGCGCCCCGATTTCCCGAACACCTGCTCCACCTCGGGGACCGTGCGGATCATGCGGTCGGTCTGCTGCAGAAGCTCGCGGGATTTGGTGACCGAAATCCCGGGCAGCACCGTGGGCATGTAGAGGAGGTCTCCCTCGAACAAGGGGGGCATGAATTCGCTCCCCAGACGACTCAGCGGATAGACGGTGGAGGCCAACACCACCAAGGCCGCGGCCAGGACCTTCCGCGGATGGGCCAGCACCCCCGCCACCAGCGGATGGTAGATCCTCACCAGGAGGCGGTTGACCGGGTTGGCGCTTTCCGACGGAATCCGTCCCGTCAGGAACATCCCCATCAGCACCGGCACCAGGGTCACGGAAAGAGCCGCGGCGGCGGCCATGGCGTAGGTCTTGGTGTAGGCCAGCGGGTGGAAAAGCCGTCCTTCCTGGGCCTGGAGGGCGAACACCGGCAGAAACGACACGGTGATCAGCAACAACGACCAGAACAGGGACGGCCCCACTTCCAGGGCGCTTCTCAGGATCACGCTCCAGTGTTCGCTTCGTTGGTCGGGCGGTTTTTCCTGCTCGTGCTCCAGATGCTTGTGGGCGTTCTCCACCAGGATGATGGCCGCGTCCACCATCGCTCCGATGGCGATGGCCATTCCCCCCAAGCTCATGAGGTCGGCGCCGATCCCCTGCAGACGCATGACAAGAAACGCCGCCAGAAGGGCCACCGGGAGCGTGAACACGGCGATCAGGGCGGATCTTGCATGGAACAGGAACAACCCGCACACCAACGCGACGATCAGCATCTCTTCCAGAAGCTTCCAGCCCAGGTGGCCCACCGCCGCCTGGATCAGGTGGGAACGGTCGTACAAGGGAACGATCCGGGTTCCCGGCGGCAGGCCGGGCTGGAGTTCCTCGAACTTCGCCTTGACCGCCTCGATGGTGGCCAGGGCGTTCTTTCCGTAGCGCATCACCACGATCCCGGCCACCACGTCGCCTTGGCCATCCAGATCCGTGAGTCCGCGGCGCATGGCCGGTCCTTCGGTCAATGTGGCCACTTCCGACAGACGCAGCATCCGCGAAGCGGGCTTGGCCTGGGCTGTCGGGGCCCCAGCCATGCTCCCTCCCATCGCCCCGGCCGTTGCCTCCCCGGCTCCGGCACCCGCTTGGAGGGGGATGTCGCGGAGGTCGTTCAGGGTTCGCACCGATCCGCGGGTGCGCACCATCCATTCTGTTTCAGCTACCTCGATGGCCTCGCCGCCGGCATCGGCGCTGGCCTGCCGCAGGGCGGATTCGACGTCCGACAATTTCAGTCCCGCCCCGCGCAGGAGCACGGGATCCACCGTGACCTGGAACTGCCGCACCAGTCCGCCCACGGAGGCCACCTCGGAAACCCCCGGAAGCGTTTGCAAGGCGGGCTTCACGATCCAATCCTGCGCCTGCCGCAGCCGCTTGTTGTCGACAGAATCCGACACCAGGCCGTATTCGTACACCCAACCCACCCCGGACGCATCCGGCCCCAGCGAAGGCACCACGCCGGCCGGAAGCGTCCCACCCATGCCGGAGAGCATCTCCTGCACCCGCGAACGCGCCCAGTAGA
This DNA window, taken from Fibrobacterota bacterium, encodes the following:
- a CDS encoding efflux RND transporter permease subunit, which produces MLTVFLALGGVWALRTIPLDAIPDLSDPQVIVQTTWEGTSPQVVEDQVTQPLSRRLTSTPGAQVVRGYSFFGQSLVYVIFEDGTDLYWARSRVQEMLSGMGGTLPAGVVPSLGPDASGVGWVYEYGLVSDSVDNKRLRQAQDWIVKPALQTLPGVSEVASVGGLVRQFQVTVDPVLLRGAGLKLSDVESALRQASADAGGEAIEVAETEWMVRTRGSVRTLNDLRDIPLQAGAGAGEATAGAMGGSMAGAPTAQAKPASRMLRLSEVATLTEGPAMRRGLTDLDGQGDVVAGIVVMRYGKNALATIEAVKAKFEELQPGLPPGTRIVPLYDRSHLIQAAVGHLGWKLLEEMLIVALVCGLFLFHARSALIAVFTLPVALLAAFLVMRLQGIGADLMSLGGMAIAIGAMVDAAIILVENAHKHLEHEQEKPPDQRSEHWSVILRSALEVGPSLFWSLLLITVSFLPVFALQAQEGRLFHPLAYTKTYAMAAAAALSVTLVPVLMGMFLTGRIPSESANPVNRLLVRIYHPLVAGVLAHPRKVLAAALVVLASTVYPLSRLGSEFMPPLFEGDLLYMPTVLPGISVTKSRELLQQTDRMIRTVPEVEQVFGKSGRAETATDPAGFDMFETVIRLKDKSQWRPGVQVEDIVRELDAAVKVPGLTNAWTLPIKSRIDMLSTGIRTPIGIKISGSDPDSLQAIATRVEAFLAQQHGVSSAFAERAVGGYYLDIEIDRAKAASRGVSVARINDVVRTGLAGMPVATAYDGLERIPITLRYSRETRDNREAIEDLPVDGAWGPVRLADVAATRWTLGPMMVRSESGSPNVFVFLDTRETDLGGFVRKLSPRLAASVPIPTGYGLAWSGQWEGMERVKNRMMVVVPFTLLLIVLILYLNTKSFMRTAIVMLAVPFSLVGAFWFLHLAGFQMSVAVWVGLIALAGLDAETGVVMLLYLDQAWKKVREKVAHPTLSDLVHAIDEGAVRRVRPKIMTASVILAGLFPILWSDGAGSDVMKRIAAPMVGGVITSVAMELLVYPAIFLLWQRHLVNGKANQ